A single genomic interval of Myxocyprinus asiaticus isolate MX2 ecotype Aquarium Trade chromosome 19, UBuf_Myxa_2, whole genome shotgun sequence harbors:
- the fabp7b gene encoding fatty acid binding protein 7, brain, b isoform X1, with the protein MVDAFYGTWKLAESENFDEYLKAIGVGFATRQVANMTKPTLIISKEGDKIVVKSQSTLKNTELSFTLGEEFDEITVDDRHCKSTMVMNGDQLIHVQKWNGKETTFVREIKDGKMVMTLTFGDVVSVRTYEKA; encoded by the exons ATGGTAGATGCATTCTATGGCACGTGGAAACTAGCTGAGAGTGAGAACTTTGATGAGTACTTGAAGGCTATAG GTGTTGGATTTGCAACAAGACAAGTTGCAAATATGACTAAACCGACCTTAATCATCTCAAAAGAGGGAGACAAAATTGTGGTAAAATCACAGAGTACTTTAAAGAACACCGAGCTCTCATTCACACTGGGCGAGGAGTTTGATGAGATCACTGTAGATGACAGACACTGCAAA TCTACTATGGTTATGAATGGAGACCAGCTTATTCATGTCCAGAAGTGGAATGGAAAAGAGACCACCTTTGTCCGGGAAATCAAGGACGGTAAGATGGTCATG ACACTCACCTTTGGGGATGTGGTGTCTGTGCGCACCTATGAAAAAGCATAA
- the LOC127410264 gene encoding cAMP-dependent protein kinase inhibitor beta-like isoform X2 — MTDVEPVVSDFAATGRTGRRNALPDILGSTAGPGASDLPDKLAEVSVADDGEQEGGSSSSADPPKETTEGEEKTEGS, encoded by the exons ATGACTGATGTGGAACCTGTTGTCTCTGACTTTGCAGCCACGGGCAGGACCGGCCGGCGGAATGCATTGCCAGACATTCTAGGTTCCACGGCTGGTCCTGGAGCCTCCGACCTGCCTGATAAACTAGCCGAGGTTTCAGTAGCAG aTGATGGCGAACAGGAGGGAGGGAGTTCATCCTCAGCTGACCCACCTAAAGAAACTACAGAAGGGGAGGAGAAAACAGAGGGCTCATAA
- the LOC127410051 gene encoding acid sphingomyelinase-like phosphodiesterase 3a isoform X2: protein MTHTIRQFFPQLPVYPALGNHDYWPQDQLPTSANLIYDAVAKLWSPWLNPAAVATLQKGGFYSLVIKPGLRLVSLNTNLYYSPNEVTVNMSDPAGQFQWLQETLDLSRQNMENVYVIAHVPIGYLPYAKNTTAIRESHNEQLVKIFRNYSDIIQGQFYGHTHRDSIMVLLNHQGEPVNSIFVTPAVTPIKSVFEPYSNNPGLRAYLYNPQDYGLLDIWQFYLNLTEANLEKRSEWKLEYIMTEAFDIGDIQPHNLHELALRLEQPQSKAFEKYFNHFMVSYDLTAACEGECKTVQVCAVHFLDREAYSRCIANAGRRTEWADVTVLE from the exons ATGACTCACACCATACGTCAGTTCTTCCCACAactgccagtttaccctgccctGGGCAACCACGACTACTGGCCACAG gATCAGTTACCCACATCAGCAAATCTGATTTATGATGCTGTAGCCAAACTTTGGTCGCCATGGTTAAACCCAGCAGCTGTAGCTACGTTGCAAAAAG GTGGCTTTTACTCCCTTGTGATCAAACCTGGCCTTCGTCTTGTGAGTCTTAATACAAATCTGTACTATAGTCCTAATGAAGTGACTGTGAACATGAGTGACCCTGCCGGGCAGTTCCAGTGGCTGCAGGAAACGCTGGACTTATCAAGACAGAACATGGAGAAC GTCTATGTAATTGCTCACGTCCCGATCGGCTACCTGCCTTATGCTAAAAATACAACAGCCATTCGAGAAAGCCATAATGAGCAGCTTGTGAAGATATTTCGCAACTACAGCGACATCATTCAGGGTCAATTCTATGGTCACACTCATCGAGACAGTATAATGGTTCTTCTGAATCATCAAG GTGAACCAGTGAACTCCATATTTGTCACACCAGCTGTCACACCTATCAAAAGTGTATTTGAACCATATTCAAACAATCCAGGCCTCCGTGCGTATCTGTACAACCCACAGGATTATGGTTTACTG GATATTTGGCAGTTCTATTTAAATCTCACAGAAGCAAACCTGGAAAAAAGATCAGAGTGGAAGTTGGAATACATTATGACTGAGGCTTTTGATATCGGCGACATTCAGCCCCATAACTTGCATGAACTTGCACTTAGGCTAGAGCAGCCACAGAGCAAAGCCTTTGAGAAGTATTTTAACCATTTTATGGTGAGCTACGACTTAACTGCAGCATGTGAGGGGGAATGCAAAACGGTTCAGGTGTGTGCCGTGCACTTTTTAGATCGAGAGGCCTACTCGCGGTGTATTGCGAATGCAGGCAGACGGACAGAGTGGGCTGATGTTACAGTTCTGGAGTAG
- the LOC127410051 gene encoding acid sphingomyelinase-like phosphodiesterase 3a isoform X1 gives MALLVIICFIGNIYVQVSAAPINNDLKHLQKPCKFWHISDLHLDPTYHVTEDHTKVCFSSKGFPALDPGVFGDFLCDSPYQLILSAFSYMKQADLQPEFIIWTGDSPPHVPKEELSTDVVISVISNMTHTIRQFFPQLPVYPALGNHDYWPQDQLPTSANLIYDAVAKLWSPWLNPAAVATLQKGGFYSLVIKPGLRLVSLNTNLYYSPNEVTVNMSDPAGQFQWLQETLDLSRQNMENVYVIAHVPIGYLPYAKNTTAIRESHNEQLVKIFRNYSDIIQGQFYGHTHRDSIMVLLNHQGEPVNSIFVTPAVTPIKSVFEPYSNNPGLRAYLYNPQDYGLLDIWQFYLNLTEANLEKRSEWKLEYIMTEAFDIGDIQPHNLHELALRLEQPQSKAFEKYFNHFMVSYDLTAACEGECKTVQVCAVHFLDREAYSRCIANAGRRTEWADVTVLE, from the exons ATGGCTTTACTCGTTATAATATGCTTTATTGGTAATATTTACGTGCAAGTTTCCGCTGCGCCGATTAATAATGACTTGAAACACCTGCAAAAACCAT GTAAATTCTGGCATATCTCAGACCTGCACTTGGATCCAACCTATCATGTCACAGAGGACCACACCAAAGTGTGTTTTTCCTCCAAGGGTTTTCCAGCATTGGACCCAGGAGTGTTTGGAGATTTCCTATGTGATTCTCCATACCAGCTTATTCTCTCAGCGTTCAGTTATATGAAACAAGCAGACCTGCAGCCTGAGTTCATTATCTGGACAGG AGACAGCCCTCCCCATGTCCCTAAAGAAGAGCTGTCCACTGACGTAGTGATCAGTGTTATTTCCAATATGACTCACACCATACGTCAGTTCTTCCCACAactgccagtttaccctgccctGGGCAACCACGACTACTGGCCACAG gATCAGTTACCCACATCAGCAAATCTGATTTATGATGCTGTAGCCAAACTTTGGTCGCCATGGTTAAACCCAGCAGCTGTAGCTACGTTGCAAAAAG GTGGCTTTTACTCCCTTGTGATCAAACCTGGCCTTCGTCTTGTGAGTCTTAATACAAATCTGTACTATAGTCCTAATGAAGTGACTGTGAACATGAGTGACCCTGCCGGGCAGTTCCAGTGGCTGCAGGAAACGCTGGACTTATCAAGACAGAACATGGAGAAC GTCTATGTAATTGCTCACGTCCCGATCGGCTACCTGCCTTATGCTAAAAATACAACAGCCATTCGAGAAAGCCATAATGAGCAGCTTGTGAAGATATTTCGCAACTACAGCGACATCATTCAGGGTCAATTCTATGGTCACACTCATCGAGACAGTATAATGGTTCTTCTGAATCATCAAG GTGAACCAGTGAACTCCATATTTGTCACACCAGCTGTCACACCTATCAAAAGTGTATTTGAACCATATTCAAACAATCCAGGCCTCCGTGCGTATCTGTACAACCCACAGGATTATGGTTTACTG GATATTTGGCAGTTCTATTTAAATCTCACAGAAGCAAACCTGGAAAAAAGATCAGAGTGGAAGTTGGAATACATTATGACTGAGGCTTTTGATATCGGCGACATTCAGCCCCATAACTTGCATGAACTTGCACTTAGGCTAGAGCAGCCACAGAGCAAAGCCTTTGAGAAGTATTTTAACCATTTTATGGTGAGCTACGACTTAACTGCAGCATGTGAGGGGGAATGCAAAACGGTTCAGGTGTGTGCCGTGCACTTTTTAGATCGAGAGGCCTACTCGCGGTGTATTGCGAATGCAGGCAGACGGACAGAGTGGGCTGATGTTACAGTTCTGGAGTAG
- the fabp7b gene encoding fatty acid binding protein 7, brain, b isoform X2, producing the protein MVDAFYGTWKLAESENFDEYLKAIGVGFATRQVANMTKPTLIISKEGDKIVVKSQSTLKNTELSFTLGEEFDEITVDDRHCKSTMVMNGDQLIHVQKWNGKETTFVREIKDDTHLWGCGVCAHL; encoded by the exons ATGGTAGATGCATTCTATGGCACGTGGAAACTAGCTGAGAGTGAGAACTTTGATGAGTACTTGAAGGCTATAG GTGTTGGATTTGCAACAAGACAAGTTGCAAATATGACTAAACCGACCTTAATCATCTCAAAAGAGGGAGACAAAATTGTGGTAAAATCACAGAGTACTTTAAAGAACACCGAGCTCTCATTCACACTGGGCGAGGAGTTTGATGAGATCACTGTAGATGACAGACACTGCAAA TCTACTATGGTTATGAATGGAGACCAGCTTATTCATGTCCAGAAGTGGAATGGAAAAGAGACCACCTTTGTCCGGGAAATCAAGGACG ACACTCACCTTTGGGGATGTGGTGTCTGTGCGCACCTATGA
- the LOC127410264 gene encoding uncharacterized protein LOC127410264 isoform X1 — protein sequence MTDVEPVVSDFAATGRTGRRNALPDILGSTAGPGASDLPDKLAEVSVAERWCNVICSQLKMMANRREGVHPQLTHLKKLQKGRRKQRAHNLTQNSSDEPLEKFTYDLPLLLPH from the exons ATGACTGATGTGGAACCTGTTGTCTCTGACTTTGCAGCCACGGGCAGGACCGGCCGGCGGAATGCATTGCCAGACATTCTAGGTTCCACGGCTGGTCCTGGAGCCTCCGACCTGCCTGATAAACTAGCCGAGGTTTCAGTAGCAG aaCGTTGGTGCAATGTCATATGCAGCCAGTTGAAG aTGATGGCGAACAGGAGGGAGGGAGTTCATCCTCAGCTGACCCACCTAAAGAAACTACAGAAGGGGAGGAGAAAACAGAGGGCTCATAACCTGACACAAAACAGCAGTGATGAACCTCTTGAGAAATTCACATATGACCTGCCTCTACTCTTGCCCCATTGA